In the Arachis ipaensis cultivar K30076 chromosome B10, Araip1.1, whole genome shotgun sequence genome, one interval contains:
- the LOC107623823 gene encoding uncharacterized protein LOC107623823 isoform X2: MLSSMRLQLRLQPSNQGVVVPHPKSAFATNIHKRVSLSCRKRATLPLSCSLASQPHSHAPQQPLYTSTVVSSLPQLPQLRLSQRHITLLNVVACVTAICATWLFCSAIPTLLAFKRAAESLEKLMDTTREELPGTMAAIRLSGMEISDLTTELSDLGQEITQGVRSSTRAVRSAEQRLRRLATMSPPPSSGNGESKSTG; the protein is encoded by the exons ATGCTAAGTTCCATGCGACTGCAATTGCGATTACAACCTTCAAACCAAGGCGTTGTAGTTCCCCACCCTAAGAGCGCATTCGCCACTAACATTCACAAGCGTGTTAGCCTCTCGTGCAGAAAACGCGCCACACTTCCACTGTCTTGCTCTTTGGCCTCACAACCACACTCTCACGCGCCACAACAACCGCTCTACACTTCCACCGTTGTGTCTTCCTTGCCGCAGCTTCCACAGCTTCGCCTCTCACAGCGCCACATCACTCTTCTCAACGTCGTGGCTTGCGTG ACAGCGATATGTGCCACGTGGCTATTTTGCTCCGCAATTCCTACACTTCTG GCTTTCAAGAGAGCAGCAGAATCACTGGAGAAGTTGATGGATACCACAAGAGAGGAGCTTCCTGGTACCATGGCTGCAATCCGTCTATCCGGCATGGAAATCAGTGACCTCACCACGGAGCTCAGTGATCTTGG GCAAGAGATTACTCAAGGTGTTAGAAGCTCCACACGCGCTGTTCGCTCAGCAGAGCAGAGGCTTCGCCGCTTGGCAACCAtgtctcctcctccttcttcag GCAATGGTGAGTCCAAAAGCACAGGCTGA
- the LOC107623823 gene encoding uncharacterized protein LOC107623823 isoform X1, with protein MLSSMRLQLRLQPSNQGVVVPHPKSAFATNIHKRVSLSCRKRATLPLSCSLASQPHSHAPQQPLYTSTVVSSLPQLPQLRLSQRHITLLNVVACVTAICATWLFCSAIPTLLAFKRAAESLEKLMDTTREELPGTMAAIRLSGMEISDLTTELSDLGQEITQGVRSSTRAVRSAEQRLRRLATMSPPPSSVSLQAMVSPKAQADSGGPGVARAARNMREGVVKGRAIMKMFFTLARFSKFALSYIGGRR; from the exons ATGCTAAGTTCCATGCGACTGCAATTGCGATTACAACCTTCAAACCAAGGCGTTGTAGTTCCCCACCCTAAGAGCGCATTCGCCACTAACATTCACAAGCGTGTTAGCCTCTCGTGCAGAAAACGCGCCACACTTCCACTGTCTTGCTCTTTGGCCTCACAACCACACTCTCACGCGCCACAACAACCGCTCTACACTTCCACCGTTGTGTCTTCCTTGCCGCAGCTTCCACAGCTTCGCCTCTCACAGCGCCACATCACTCTTCTCAACGTCGTGGCTTGCGTG ACAGCGATATGTGCCACGTGGCTATTTTGCTCCGCAATTCCTACACTTCTG GCTTTCAAGAGAGCAGCAGAATCACTGGAGAAGTTGATGGATACCACAAGAGAGGAGCTTCCTGGTACCATGGCTGCAATCCGTCTATCCGGCATGGAAATCAGTGACCTCACCACGGAGCTCAGTGATCTTGG GCAAGAGATTACTCAAGGTGTTAGAAGCTCCACACGCGCTGTTCGCTCAGCAGAGCAGAGGCTTCGCCGCTTGGCAACCAtgtctcctcctccttcttcag TTTCCTTGCAGGCAATGGTGAGTCCAAAAGCACAGGCTGACTCAGGTGGACCTGGGGTGGCCAGAGCGGCAAGAAACATGAGAGAGGGCGTTGTCAAGGGTCGTGCTATCATGAAAATGTTCTTCACACTTGCAAGATTTTCAAAGTTTGCTCTTAGCTATATAGGTGGGCGTAGATAA